One segment of Enterococcus saigonensis DNA contains the following:
- a CDS encoding RepB family plasmid replication initiator protein: MASIPETNHVKKQVMYMDELTKRKVVEHNDLITSVAKMDKTPLKIFELAVSCIDTDNPPKDHTIYLSKKELFAFFDVSDNDKHSRFKQAIEKMQKQAYFEVREQTGKGFEFESIVPIPYIKWNDYDDEVTIRFDQAIMPYLIDLKQNFTQYAISDIMELNSKYSIVLYKWLSMHYNQYEHYSSKGGRREEQVEAYRHPSISMQELRAMTNTVDEYKNMTDFTKWILNAPLKEINQYTHLNVAYDKIKKGRSIDSIVFHITKKWQADDTSYKLDDPLYQEEQAKKEQTEQALYAEAMQSNYTRLLLDSMLLSPYEMTDLALMSGLQKNVYPRYDELKALRGLEGVKTHLSYVREKQAPYSKGNMAKYLKKAIEQYLPTVKLQDLEQPERANVRGKGASHE; this comes from the coding sequence ATGGCCAGTATACCAGAAACGAATCATGTAAAAAAGCAGGTGATGTACATGGATGAACTGACAAAACGAAAAGTCGTGGAACACAATGACTTGATTACGAGCGTAGCAAAAATGGATAAGACCCCTCTAAAGATTTTTGAATTGGCGGTATCGTGCATTGATACGGACAATCCACCGAAAGACCATACGATTTACTTATCCAAAAAAGAATTGTTTGCTTTCTTTGATGTGTCCGACAACGACAAGCATAGTCGCTTTAAACAAGCCATTGAAAAAATGCAGAAACAAGCTTATTTTGAAGTGCGAGAGCAGACTGGAAAAGGATTTGAATTTGAAAGTATTGTGCCAATCCCTTATATCAAGTGGAATGATTATGATGATGAAGTCACGATCCGCTTTGACCAAGCGATTATGCCTTATTTGATTGACTTGAAGCAAAATTTTACCCAATATGCTATTAGTGACATTATGGAGTTAAACAGCAAGTACAGCATTGTGTTGTATAAGTGGTTATCCATGCACTATAACCAATACGAGCATTATAGTTCTAAGGGTGGGCGCAGAGAGGAGCAAGTCGAAGCCTACCGCCATCCGTCTATTTCGATGCAAGAATTACGAGCTATGACAAATACAGTCGATGAATATAAAAATATGACAGATTTTACAAAATGGATATTAAATGCACCTCTTAAAGAAATTAATCAATACACCCATTTGAATGTAGCCTATGACAAAATCAAAAAAGGACGTTCGATTGATTCGATTGTCTTTCATATCACGAAAAAATGGCAAGCAGACGATACCAGTTACAAGTTAGATGATCCATTGTACCAAGAAGAGCAGGCAAAAAAAGAACAAACCGAACAAGCTTTGTATGCGGAAGCTATGCAAAGCAACTACACACGCTTGTTGCTAGATTCCATGCTGTTAAGTCCGTATGAAATGACCGACCTTGCACTCATGTCAGGCTTACAAAAGAACGTCTATCCACGCTATGATGAACTGAAAGCCTTACGAGGACTTGAGGGCGTGAAAACGCATTTGTCGTATGTACGTGAGAAGCAAGCACCGTATTCAAAAGGAAATATGGCGAAGTATTTGAAAAAAGCGATTGAACAATACTTGCCAACTGTAAAATTACAAGACCTTGAACAACCAGAACGTGCAAATGTTCGAGGTAAAGGAGCAAGCCATGAGTGA